The genomic region TAGTAATGATCTTTATATCCTATGATCAAATCTATTTTTGCTTTTTCTCTGTAAAATCTAATGCGATTTGATGTCTCAACAGATCATCAAATGTTTCTCGTTCTCTAATAAGGTGCGCTTCTCCTTTATACCATAAAACCTCGGCAGGGCGAAATCTAGAGTTAAAGTTGCTGGACATCGAGTAGCAGTAAGCCCCTGCATTGCTAAATGCAAGAATATCACCTTCTGTAATTTCTGTAATCCTGCGGTTTGAAGCGAAAGTGTCGGTTTCACAAATATAGCCAACAACAGAGTAGAAGCGTTGCTTGCCATTAGAGTTGGAGATGTTATTGATTTCGTGATGAGAACCATAAAACATTGGTCTTATCAGGTGATTGAATCCAGTGTCAATACCAGCAAAAACAGTAGAAGTAGTTTGTTTTATAACGTTTACTTTAGCCAAAAACTTTCCAGATTCACTAACGAGGTACTTCCCGGGTTCGAAAGCCAGGGTAAGTTCTTTGCCATATTCAGTACAAAATGCTTTAAATTTTTCAGATAATTTTGTGCCCAATTCTTCAATATCCGTCTCTATATCCCCTTCTTTGTAAGGCACTTTAAATCCGCTTCCAAAATCAATAAATTCAAGATTTTTGAAATTTTTCGCGGCATCAAACAAAATTTCTGAAGCCTGAATAAATACCTGTATATCCAGAATATCACTCCCGGTATGCATATGAATCCCATTAATAGTCATTCCGGTATTCTCTACGATACGCTTTAATAAAGGCATTTGATGAATGGATATTCCAAACTTAGAATCGATATGCCCTACTGAAATCTTTGAATTTCCTCCGGCCATTACATGCGGATTAATCCTAATACAAACCGGAGTTTTAGGATGTCGGCTTCCAAATTGCTCTAAAATCGAAAGATTATCAATATTAATCTGAACGCCAAGTTTTGCAACTTTTTCAATTTCTTCAAGAGAAACTCCGTTTGGCGTAAAGATAATTTTAGAAGGATCAACACCTGCTTTAATGCCTAGTTGCACCTCCTGTATACTTACCGTATCCAGACCACTTCCTAGTTTGTCTATAAATTTAAGAATAGAAATGTTAGACAATGCTTTTACAGCATAATGTATTCTTAGTTTTTTAATACTGCTAAAAGCACTGGTAAGACGCTTATATTGCGCTTCAATTTTTTCAGCATCATAAACATAAACCGGGCTGCCATATTCAGCAGCAATAGCAAGAAGATCTTGATTTGTCATTTCTATTCTATAATTTTTTCTAGAGCCAAAAATACAGGCCTATTTGTTTTCTTAACAAAAGAATACTAAAAAAATAACGAATTCAAACAAATTGTTATTTCTGTAAGTTTAGTAGAGAAATGGTATCAATTACTTTGATGCCCTTAGAGCTTTTAAACTAAGACCCCTGCAATTAAAAATCATTTCTAATATTTGCTTTTAGGTGTTTTAGGTGTGCGCTGTTGTAATAGCCTTTTTATTTTTCTTCCTGATATAAATTACAATAAAAGTAATGACAATACCGGCACTTGCCATACCCGCACCAACAAGATCTGCTGAAGTATAAGCATAACCTGCAGCAATCGGTAAGCCCGCTAAATAGGCTCCAGAGGCATTTCCCATATTAAATGCGCTTTGGTTTAGCGAAGAACCTAACATTTCAGATCCTTTTGCCGAATTGATTACTGCCATTTGTACTGGTGTAGAAAGACAAAAAGCAATGGTACCTATTAAAAAGGTCATCACTAAAACGCCAACTTTATCGTGAGCTAAATAGGTATTTGAAACTAAGGCGATAACCATTAAAATTAAAGCGATTAAAACCGCATAGATAGGAGAGAAGTTCTCAGCTAATTTTGCACCTATAAAATTACCGGTTACCATTCCCAATCCAGCTAAAATCATGGCATAACTTACTACGGTTTCAGGATGTCCGGCAACATCTGTAATTAGCGGAGCGATATAGCTATACCAGGCAAAGAAGCCTCCCGTGCCAATAGTGGTAAGTAAAATAACCATCCAAAGCTCTAATTTTTTGAGTACTTTAAAATCTTTAACGATTCCATCTGGTGAGCTTTTGGGCAGTTCGGGCATCCAGAATTTAATCCCTAATATGGCACAAATACCAACAATACCTACCAGCATAAAAGCAACATTCCAACTAAAATTATGTCCAAAATAAGTCCCAAGAGGCACCCCTATCACATTGGCCAGGGTAAGTCCCGTGAACATGGTGGCAATTGCTCTTGCTTCTTTTCCCGGTTTTGCCAGCTTACTGGCTACAACCGCACCAATTCCAAAAAACGCACCGTGAGGCAATCCAGACAAAAATCTGGAAATTAATAATAAGTGGTAACTATTGGCAAAGGCTGATAAGGAATTAAAAACCGTAAACCATAACATTAAAAAAAGTAAGGTTTTATGTGCCGGCCATTTTCCGCCAATACCAGTTAAAAGTGGGGCGCCAATAACGACCCCAAGTGCGTATGCTGAAATAAAATGACCTGCCTGCGGAATGCTAATGTCTAATGCGGTAGCTACATCTGGTAAAATACCCATAATTACAAATTCGGTCATGCCTATACCAAAGCCACCTATAGCCAATGCGACCAACCCCTTATTCATAAGCAATTATATTTTTTAGTTTCTTTCAAGGAAGTTGTTAGTGTTTTTTATAAACTCGATTTTACCAAATTATTGCTTTAAAAATAAGCATTCAATTTGGTTTGAAATAAAAAGGCAAAAATAGTGGAGAAACCTCAGAAATTAGAAAATACCAGGTATTATTTACGATAACCTTATAGCCTGATTCAAAACATAGTGTGATTTCTTAATTGATCTATGGATTTACCAGGCTTCATTTGAATGTTTAAGGAAAATTTGTTGGTCTAATACTTTTACATTTGTTACTTTTGTGTACCATAATTAAAACAGAAGAAATACCTGATTATGAACATACACGAATATCAAGGAAAAGAGATTCTAGGTAGCTTTGGAGTACGTACTCAAAGAGGGATCGTAGCCCAAACTGCAGAAGAAGCTGTAAAAGCCGCAAAAGAACTAACAGAGCAAACCGGGACCGGATGGCACGTAATCAAAGCACAGGTTCATGCAGGTGGTCGTGGTAAAGGAGGCGGCGTTAAGCTTGCAAAAAACCTTAAAGAAGTAGAGCAGATTGCCGGAGAAATCATAGGGATGAATTTGGTAACTCCTCAAACCTCTGCGGAAGGTAAAAAAGTGCACCAGGTATACGTAGCAGAAGATGTTTATTACCCAGGAGATAGCGAACCAGAAGAATATTATATGTCGGTTTTATTAAACCGTGCAACAGGTCGCAATATGATTATGTATTCTACGGAAGGTGGAATGGATATTGAAACCGTTGCGGAAGAAACACCGCATTTAATTTTTACCGAAGAGATTGATCCTGCCACAGGACTTTTACCTTTCCAGGCCAGGAAAATTGCCTTTAATCTAGGTCTTAGTGGAACAGCTTTTAAAGAAATGACAAAATTTGTCACCTCTCTTTATACTGCATTCGATAAATCTGATTCCTCTTTATTCGAGATTAACCCGGTACTTAAAACAAGTGACGACAAGATTTTAGCAGTAGATGCTAAAGTTACTTTAGATGACAATGCACTTTTCCGTCACAAAGACTACGCAGAGATGCGTGATAAGCGTGAAGAAAACCCTACTGAAGTAGAAGCAAAGGAAGTAGGTCTTAACTATGTGGATCTAGACGGTAACGTAGGTTGTATGGTTAATGGTGCTGGTCTTGCTATGGCAACCATGGATCTTATTAAACAAGCTGGTGGTGAGCCTGCAAACTTCCTTGATGTAGGAGGTACTGCAGATGCTAAACGTGTAGAAGAAGCTTTTAGATTAATTTTAAAAGATGAAAAAGTAGAAGCCATTCTTGTGAATATTTTTGGAGGTATCGTACGTTGTGACCGTGTGGCACAAGGTATTGTAGATGCTTATAAAAATATGGGAGATGCAATTAAGGTTCCTATTATTGTAAGATTACAAGGTACCAATGCCGATGTCGCGAAGAAACTGATCGACGAAAGTGGTCTGGCAGTTTCCAGTGCCGTACAATTTAAAGAAGCAGCAGATAAAGTACAGGCTGTGCTTTCTTAAGCTGTTAATCATATTTTTACTAGTAACTTTCTTCTGGGCAATCCCAGGCATTTAAGTTCAAAAAATATATTTTATAAACGAGATAAGATATTTGAATCTCGATTACAGACTAAAGCCCGCCAATTGGCGGGCTTTTTTGTTTATTATAATCATGACCTTTAATGTATAAACGTTAAAAACATCTTAAAAATCAGTGTGTTGTGTAACAATCGCTGTTTTACTACCGTCTTTTTAGTGTATTAACTTTTTAAACATTTTTTATCATGAAAAAATTCAAATCTTTATTGCTAGCTTTAGCAATCGCGTTTTGCAGTACAGTAGCTGTAAATGCAAACAATCCAGAGAAGGCTATCAAGCCAGATCCAAGAATGATGAGTATCGAAATTTCTTCTTTACTAAAGCACCACAAACTAAATCTTAAAAAAGATATCAGGGCAAATGTTCTTTTAGCGATAAATAAGGATCACGAAATCGTTGTGTTATCTGTAGAGGCAGAAAGCGAAACTGTAAAACGCTTTATTAAGGAAAAACTTAATTACAAGAAAATTCACTGTACAGTTAACCCAGATGTAGAAGAATTTAAATTACCTGTTACCCTTAAGGCAAACGCCTAACCAGCCCTTTTCTAAAGATCAATCAATAAACGTAGAAAACTACAAAGGCTGTGAGCACATCAACTCACAGCCTTATTTTTTGCTTAAAAATTAAAGTAAAACGATAAAATTACATTTCTGGATACCAGTCCAGTAAAATAACTTCAATACTATCGTTCTTTTCCTGAACTAAGGATTTAAATTTTTCAACATCTGCTAGTCCATCTTTGCCGCGATAGTGATAAGGATACACTTTTTTGGGAGCAAAGGCTAAAACACCTTCAGCAGCTTGATCTACCGGCATGGTATATGGAAGGTTCATGCAAACTAATGCTGCATCAATATTTTTAAGATTACGCATTTCAGGAATATCTTCGGTATCTCCAGAAATATATAAACGTTTACCGTTTTTCTCTAACACGTAACCATTACCACGACCTTTTATGTGCATGGCGTCATCCACTTCAGGAAGATTATACATTGGTAAGGCTTCAATAGTAAAGCCTTCTAATTGCATACGGTCTCCATTGGCCATGACCATTAGATTGGCCTGTAAAGTTTCTGGTAATTGTTCTTTAACCGCTTGTGGAACGATAATTTTTGTGTCACCAAGTTCAAGACCTTCCAGGGTTTCGGCATTCATATGATCGCCATGAATATCTGTAATTAAAATAAAATTTGGCTTATCCATTTCTGTAAACAATTCGGCACCGCCAACAGGATCGGTGTAAAACACCGCATCATCCCAATTAATTACAGCCGTCGCATGAGACACGGGTTCAATATTAATATTTGCTTCCTCCTGTTCGTTCATGTCGTCATTCAATGCGGTACTTTCTTCTGCAGGGATCATTTCTCCCGGTTCGGCATCAGACTTATTATTTTTACAGGCTGTTAAAGCCGCTATCGTAGCAAGGCTAAAAATCAGTTTTTTCATTGTTCCAAGATTTTGATTGGAGTATAAAATTACAGAAGACAAATAAAACAAAAGCTTGTTTTACAAAGATTTAAGACAAACGGAGTTTCATTTTAATATCTCCACGTGCATAAGGATTATTTTCTTCTATCGGGATTTCCTGAAAACCGAATTTTCGATAGATATGAATAGCATTTTCTAGCTTCCTGTTACTATAGATAATGAGTGATTCCCAAGGTTGGCTTTTCGCAAAATTGATGGTATGCTCCATAAGCTTTTGACCAATCTGTTTGCCACGGTGATTTGGTGAAATAGCCATTTTGGTTAATTCGAATATATTTTCTTCGATTTTCATCAGTGCTACACAACCAATAATTTCTGTGTTGTCTCTTACCAGGAAAATATGTCCGCCGGGTTTAATGATATATTTTTCAGGTTTTCCCAAAACTTCTTCATCATGAGGTTCTACCCAAAAGAAGGCTTCTAACCATTGAATATTCAGCTTTTTAAAGTCGCCACGATATTGGGGTTCAAATGCTATAATTTCCATACTTCTCTTTTTTAGCAAATGTACTATTTTACTCGATTTTCCCATAAATATCCCCTCATGTGGGTATGTTACTGCACTATTGTTTTAACTACAATTGTAAGGATCAAACCATAATCTTAAAATGAAGCTTTTTAAATCTTTAGGTATTTTAGGTATTATTCTTTTTCTGGCCTGCAGTGGAATATCAGGAGAAGAAAATATTAAGACACTTCCACAAAATCAATTTAAGAAGCAACAATTAGATTCTGTGCAGTTTTATAACCATCGCTCACACCGAATAAAAAGAGGGCAGAAAGCAATAATACGATATTAACTTTCCTAAAGTTATTGATCTTATCTATATTTATATTCCTTCTAATTGAATCGAAAAACTATGATAAGACTGTATCAAAACTTACTTTATGTTCTTATAGTGGCTTTAACTTTTGTAGCTTGTAAAGAAGAGCCAAAACAAGAAATAACCAGGGAAGAGAAAAGAATTGTCATTTTACCTCCTGAAGAATTGTATGCTGATCTTTTTTACGAAATTCAACAAAATGAGAACTTGTTTAGTGATAGCAAAACCTTTGTGGATGCTATTCCCGAAAATTCGTTGGATAGTATAAAACGGGAATATGAAAAAATTAAAAATAAAGGAGATTCAGCGATGTTTAAGTTTCTAAGGGATAATTTCCAGTTACCCGGAGAAGAAACCTCGCAGGGCTATCAAACAGATTCTTCTGATATTGCTACACATATAAAGAAGTTATGGTCGGTTTTAAAACGACCTGCTGATGAGAAGTTAAGTGGAACTTTAATTCCTTTACCGTATTCATATATAGTTCCTGGTGGGCGCTTTCGTGAAATTTATTACTGGGACAGTTATTTTACCATGCTGGGCTTACAGGTTGATGGCGAAGTAGAAACCATACAGCACATGATCGATAATTTTTCCTATTTGATTAATAAATTTGGATTTATCCCCAATGGAAACCGTACTTATTATTTAAGTAGGTCGCAACCGCCGTTTTATTCACTAATGATCGATGTCTTAGCCGAAGAAAAAGGCAACACGGTATATGCCAAATACTTACCAGAATTAGAAAAAGAATATCAATTTTGGATGGAAGGTGTTAAGAATCTTTCTGAAAGAGATTCGGTTTTAAATAGAGTGGTACGAATGCCAGATGGTAGTATCCTTAACCGGTATTATGATAACAAAAATACACCGCGACCAGAAAGTTATCGGGAAGACATCAAGACTGCTGAAGAAGCAGTGAATCACAATCAAGAACGTAGTGAAGAGGAAGTCTATCGGGATTTAAGAGCAGCAGCCGAATCGGGCTGGGACTTTTCCAGTAGATGGATAAAACCAGATAAAAGCGGAAGCTTTAATTTATCTGCCATTCATACTACAGATATATTACCTGTAGACCTAAATAGTTTGCTCTATCACTTAGAAAAAACCATTGCAAAAGCCTATCTCATCAATGAAAATCCAGATAAAGCAAAAGCATATAAAGAACTTGCTGTAAATCGCAGTGCAGCCATAGAAAAATATTTTTGGGATACTGCTACTGGTTTTTACATGGATTATGATTTTAAAATGGGGCAACATACTCCGGTAATTTCTGTAGCCGGAGTTTATCCTTTATTCTTTGAGATCGCTACAGATGATCAAGCACAAAAAGTAGCCGAAGTTATCGAATCTCGATTATTAAAAGAAGGCGGAGTAGTGAGTACTTCCAATCATACCAGGCAGCAATGGGATGCACCAAATGGCTGGGCACCCTTACAATGGATTACTTATAAAGGACTTCAACATTATCAAATTTCAGATCTGGGCAATACCATTAAAGAGCGATGGACAAGCTTAAACGAACAAGTGTATGAGCGAACCTATAAAATGACCGAGAAATATAATGTAGAAGATCTTTCTAAAGAAAGTGGAGGAGGTGAATATCCCACCCAGGACGGATTTGGGTGGAGTAATGGTGTTTATAAGAAATTAACGTCTGAATAACATATTTTAGATTACAATTCGGCTAACTTTAAAAGAAAAAAGGAAGTTATGCAGAAACCTAACCAACGATTAAAAGGTCAAACTTGTATAGTAACAGGATCTAGCTCTGGTATTGGCAAAGCTGTGGCTATTGCCATAGGTAAAGAAGGCGCCAACGTAATTATTAATTATCATTCCAGTAAAGAGGAAGCTGAAGAAGTAGCACACGAAATTAGCGAATGTAAACTTAGCGGTGATTCCATAGTGGTAAAAGCAGATGTAAGTAAGGAAGACGAAGTAAAGAAGATCTTTAAAGCTGGTATAAATAAATTCGGAACCATAGATATTTGTGTGCCTAACGCTGGAATGCAGCAGGATGCTGCACTTCACGAAATGACATTAGACCAATGGAATGCAGTTATCAATATTAATCTTACGGGCCAGTTTTTAGCATGTAGAGAAGCTATTAAAGAATTTATGCGCCGTGGGATGCGTCCGGAAGTTTCTAAGTCTTTAGGTAAAATTATTCATATGAGCTCGGTTCATGAAATAATACCATGGGCTGGTCACGCTAATTATGCAGCTTCGAAAGGTGGAATAGAAATGCTTATGAAAACTATTTGCCAGGAGTACGCTCCAAAAAAAGTACGCTGCAATAGTATCGCACCCGGAGCCATAAAAACAGATATTAATAAGGATGTTTGGGAAACTAAGGAAGGTAGAGAACAAATGAAAAAAGTGATCCCTTATAATAAAATAGGGGAACCAGAAGACATTGGTAGCGTTGCAGCATGGTTAGCTTCAGATGAATCTGAATATATTAATGGAGCAACCATTTTTGTTGATGGAGGAATGACCTGTTATCCGGGTTTTACCAATAATGGATAAATTCTAGTGTAAAATTGTATCTTTCTACTGCATTTTCAGTCTACATAGAAAACCTATGGATATGAATGATTGCGAATGTACCCAGTGTGAATGTAACAACTGCGATTGTGAGAATTGCGCAACTACAAGTTGCCCTTGCGAGAATTGTAAATGTGATTGCACTTGTTGAGTTTAGAAAGGATAATTTTATGGACACCAAAGAGATTTGGAACAAGTATCAGGAAGAGTTTTATTTCTTTATTCTGAAACGAACAAGGAATGGAGATTGCGCAAATGACATTTTACAAAGTTCATTTTTAAAAATCCATAAGAATTTGGATAAACTGAAAGATCCGGGAAAATTAAAATCCTGGGCCTTTCAGATTATTCGAAATGAGATCAATGATTATTTGAATCGTTCGATTTTTGACATAACTGATGCTAAATTGCAGTGTTTAGATGAGGATTTGAATCCATTTACTGAAGTTTGCTGTTTTGATAAATTTTTATCGGACTTGCCAAAGGAATACTGCGATGTTATGAAGCTTGTGTATATTGATGGGAAACCACAAAAAGAAGCCGCAGCATGTATGGGCATATCACTCGCAAATACAAAAGCCCGTATTCGGCGTTCAAAAATAATGATGATAGATCGCTTTAAAGAATGTTGTAAATACGAAACGAATATCGATGGGAAACTAGTAGGCCAGGCTAAATGCACGAACTGTGAATCACCAAATCTTTAGATGCTTTCCAGAACATAACGATCGCCAATTTCACTAGTCAAGATGAGTTGATCATTTTTGAAAATGAATGTCTATCAGCATTAAGAATTAAAGACCAGTTAAATTCAATGATCCAAATACGTTGGTTAGAAAAATGTAACTGTATGAAACCCTTATTTAGGAATTAAATCTCTATAATTTTTTCTTCAGAAATAAAATCACAAACCAGGTAGCTTAAGGCTTTGCCTACCTGTCCAAGGTTTTCTTTGGAAGGCGCCGCTTCGCATAAGTGCAGATACTGACAATTGCTGAAATTATAGGTTTTAAGAAAGTTTCTTATTTCTTCCAGCTTAATTCCCGAAGGTGTTTGTGCACTGCTCGGGAAATCTTTAATACTGTCACAATCAATCTCTAGTCCGCTTTGAGATTGGAAAACAAAATCTGCAGCTGATTTTAGTGATTTTTGAACGAATTTGGAATCTTTTCCCATTAAATATTCAAACAACTGAAATTGGATGTTTTTATCAGATATTATTTCTTCAAAAATATATTGAGGCGTGTAATTTTGGTGCAAACCGAAAATAAAATAGCGGTTTAGAAAACCTTCAGATTTAGCAAAACTGAATCCATTACCGCTATGCCGGTGTTCCAGTTTTCGTAAATCGGTATGCGCGTCGATATTCAATACATTTATAGCAGATTTTAGAGCTTTAGAAGCTCCTTTTATATTTCCGTAGGCATTATTATGACCGCCGCCTATGATGATCGGGATTTTTCCGGAGGCAACAATGATTTCGATCACTTCTGAAATCCTATGATCTATTTCTTCAACCAGTTTACCCAAATTTGTGAAATAATCAGGACTATTTTTATCCAAATTTGATGCTTTTTCCATCAAATCTTTTACGGTTAATTCACCTAAAATCGCAATGTTTGAAGGATAGGTATACTCGTTTACCTGAATATTTAAAAATGAATTTAGAAAAGCTTCCCAGGCTTTAGAAGTCCCGGGTTTACCATGGTTGGCGCGAACGCCAATATCTTCAGGAATTCCTAGTAGAATATACCTTTGTTTTAGATTCGATAATTCAAATACATTTTTTACAAAACCTATTTTTTCTCCGAATTTGGTTTCTCCAGGTCTACCCGAAATTTTATGTTGAATCTCATCAAAATTATAAAACTTAACCAGTAGCATTAGTCAATTGCTTTTCCGTTGATGTAAACCGTATCGATATTATTACTTCCAAAGGCATAAGGAAGAAACGTGTAGGACGGAATTTTTTTTGTCATAATCAAATTCGCTTTTTTTCCTTTGGTGATGCTTCCAACAACGTCGCTAAGTTCCATAGCGTAGGCACCGTTTATAGTTGCTGCGTTGATGGCCTCTTCTGGAGTCATTTTCATTTTTATACAAGCCAGGGAAAGTACCAGGTTCATATTTCCGCTAGGGGTGCTGCCGGGATTAAAATCTGTTGCCAAAGCGATGGGTAATTGGGCATCCAAAATTTTTCGTGCAGGGGTGTAAGGAATACTTAGAAAAAGTGAGCAGGAGGGAAGCGCCACCGGCATGGTTTCAGTATTTTTTAGGCTCTCTATATCTTCATTCGTCATCACTTCTAAATGATCTACGCTTAAGGCTTTATGTTCAACTCCCGCTTTAATTCCTCCAATAGCATGAAACTGGTTGACATGTATTTTGGGTTTCATGCCATACTTCTTGGCAGCACTTAAAAGTTTATGGGTGTCCTCGACAGAGAAATAACCTTTTTCACAAAAAATATCGATATATTCTGCTAAATTTTGATTGGCAACTTTGGGCAAAATTTCATTAATCACCAAGTCCATATATTTTTCGGGATCACTTTGGTATTCAGTAGGAATCGCATGTGCACCAAGAAATGTCGATTTTATCGGGATATCATAATGTTGCTGAAGTTTTTTAATGACGCGAAGCATTTTTAATTCGCCCTCTTCGGTTAAGCCATAACCCGATTTGATTTCTACCGCACCCGTACCTAGTTTCATGACTTCTTCTAATCGGGCAGCCGATTGTAGATACACTTCATCTTCTGGAGTTTCCTGTAATGTTTTAGCGCTATTCAATATTCCGCCACCACGATTCGCAATTTCCTCATAAGATAATCCATTTATACGATCTGCAAACTCTAATTCACGGTTACCGGCATATACAATGTGGGTATGAGAGTCGCACCAAGCGGGTAGAATAAGTTTTCCCGAGGCATCAATAATTTTAGCCGTATTGTTTTCAGGAAAACTTTCCATACTCCCAAAATCAACAATTTTATCATCTTCAATAAGTAGCCAGGCATCTTTAATAGATGGTAGTTCTTTCATTTCCAGGCCATCAACTTTTTTAATTTCAGGATCACGAATTTGTATTAATTCCTTGATATTTTTGAAAAGGGTTTTCATTGATGTATCGTTTAAAGCGA from Zunongwangia profunda SM-A87 harbors:
- the hutI gene encoding imidazolonepropionase, giving the protein MKTLFKNIKELIQIRDPEIKKVDGLEMKELPSIKDAWLLIEDDKIVDFGSMESFPENNTAKIIDASGKLILPAWCDSHTHIVYAGNRELEFADRINGLSYEEIANRGGGILNSAKTLQETPEDEVYLQSAARLEEVMKLGTGAVEIKSGYGLTEEGELKMLRVIKKLQQHYDIPIKSTFLGAHAIPTEYQSDPEKYMDLVINEILPKVANQNLAEYIDIFCEKGYFSVEDTHKLLSAAKKYGMKPKIHVNQFHAIGGIKAGVEHKALSVDHLEVMTNEDIESLKNTETMPVALPSCSLFLSIPYTPARKILDAQLPIALATDFNPGSTPSGNMNLVLSLACIKMKMTPEEAINAATINGAYAMELSDVVGSITKGKKANLIMTKKIPSYTFLPYAFGSNNIDTVYINGKAID